The Anaeromyxobacter diazotrophicus nucleotide sequence TACCGGGCGCGCCCCGCGGCCGCGCCGGCGCGGGCGGCCCGCGCGGGCGGGCTGCTCGACTGGGTCCGCCATCACCGGTTGTTCACCGCCGTGGGGACCCTCGCTCCGGCGCTGGCCGCGCTGGCCGTCGTCGTGTACGTTGGCCGCTCGCCGTCCCCCGCGCCCGGTGACGAGGCCGCGCTGCAGGTGAGCGCCGAGGGACGCGGCACGACGGTGCTCGACACGACCGAGGGGCCGGTGGTGCTCCTCGGCGACGACGAGCCGGCCGGGACGTAGGAGGGGACATGCGGAGCCGCAGGACCTTCGTCGCGCTGCTCGCCCTCGCGCTCTGCGCTGCGCTGGCGCCGGCCGCCGTGCACGCGGCTCCCACCATCCCGGTCCGGGTCCGGATCCTCAAGGGCTCGCGCCAGGGCCCGCCCGCGGTCGACCCTCGGCTCGCCGATCTGCACGGCCAGCTCGGGAAGCTCGCCTACCAGCGCTGGGACCAGGTGGGGGAGCAGCAGGCTGCGATGGAGCTCGACAAGCCGCTCACGCTCCCGCTCCCCGACGGCTCGACGCTCGAGCTCACGATCGTCGACGCGCGCAAGGACACGGTGACGTTCGACGTGAAGGTCGCGGCGCGCAAGACGCACTCGCGCCTGACCATCTCGAAGGACCAGCGCATCGTGCACCAGGTCGCGGGCGAGAAGGACGGGGCGGCCCTGTTCGCGACCGTCCGGCCCTGGCCGTGACCGTCAGCCGGCCTCGGGCCACGCGCCCCTGAGCTCCGCCCGCAGGAGCTTCCCGGCCTCGCTGCGCGGCAGCGCCGCGAGCGCCGTGAACCGCACCGGGACGCGGTACGGCGGCATCCGCTCCCGGCAGAAGCGCCTCAGCTCGTCCTCGCCCGGCCGCGGGCCGTCGCGGAACACCACGAACGCCTCCGGCACCTCGCCCATGAGCGCGTCGGCGGCCCCGACCACCGCCGCCTCCAGCACGTCCGGGTGGCGCGCCACCACCTGCTCGATCTCGATCGGGCTCACCCGGTGCCCGCCGATCTTGAGGATCTCCTTGGCCCGCCCGCGGTGGAACAGGAAGCCCTCCTCGTCGCGGGAGGCGAGGTCGCCGGTCCAGAGCCACCCGTCGTGGAGGATGGCGGCGGTCTCCTCCGGCTCGTCCAGGTAACCCTGGGTGACGTTGTCGCCCCGGGCCACCAGGTGCCCGGTCTCGCCGGGTGGCAGCTCGCGCCCCGCCTCGTCCACCACGCGCAGCTCGACGCCGGGGATGGCGACTCCGATGGAGCCGCGCTTGTCGTGGGCGCGCTCGGGCGGGAGGTACGAGAGCCGCGCCGTCGCCTCGGTCTGCCCGTACATCACGAACAGCCGCGCGGGGTGAAACGCCTGCCGCACCCAGTCGATGGTCTCGGGCGCCATCCCGCCGCCCGCCTGCGTCAGGTAGCGGAGCCGCGGGAAGGCCAAACTGGAGACGTCCACCTGGCGCCGGAGGATCTCGAAGGTGAGCGGGACCCCGGCGAAGCCGGTGCACCCCTCGGCGGCCATCGCCTCGAGCGCCAGCCGCGGGAAGGCGAACCGGTTCTCGAGGAAGACCGAGCCGCCGGCGAACAGGTGCGTCTGGAGGACGCTCCGGCCGTAGCAGTAGTAGAGCGGCAGGGTGAGGAGGGCCCGATCCTCGGGGCCGAGCCCCAGGTAGCGCACGATGGAGCGCGTGTTCGCGTCGACGTTGCGGAAGGTCTGCACCACGCCGCGGGGCCGGCCCATGCTCCCCGAGGTGTAGAGGATCAGCGCCGGCGCGTCGGGGCCGAGCCGGGGGCGCGGCGGCGGAGGCGGGGGCCCGAGGTCCGGGTCGAGGCGGCCGTCGTCCCCCAGGAACGCGGCGGGCTCGCCTCCCAGCGCCTCCTGCGCCGGCCCTCGGGAACGCCCGGGGTGCACCACCCAGAGCCGGTCCAGGCCGCCCCCGGCGCGGACGGCGCGCCAGGTCCGGGCGTCGCGCGCGCTCACGAAGGCCACCCGGGCTCCGCTCTGCGCGACGATGCCGGCCAGCACCTCCGGGCTCCACTCCCGGTTCACCTCCACCGTCGTCCCGCCGGCGGCGTTCACCGCCAGCCCGGCCACGACCGTGGCCGGCTCGTTGGGCAGCGCGAGCAGGACCCGGCTCCCGGGCCCCACGCCGCCGGCGGCGAGTTGCCCGGCCAGGGCGCGGACGCGCTCGGCCAGGTCCGCGTAGCTGAGGCGGACCGAGGGCGTCGCGACGGCGGGGGCCTCGGGCCTCCGCGCCGCGTGGGAGAACAGCCAGTCGTGGAGGAGGGGGGAGTCCAAGAGAGTCCCTGCGTTCGGGTCGTCGCGCTGCGTCCTCGGCGCCCGCCTCCGGTCGAGGCGCGGCGCCGTCCTGGCGCCGCGGGACGCGCTCGCGCCGCAAGAGCAGCGGTCCCAGCCGAGCATCTGCGCATCGTGCACTGACCGTACAACCGCTTGCCCGGGTCCTGGCCGGGCGGGCGGGGCGGCCCTACTCCTCCTGACTGGAGCGGCCATGATCTCGCGAGATCTGCTGTCGATCGACGCCCCGCGCGTCGCGGACGAGATCGGGCGCGCCGTGCGGGAGCAGGTGCTCGGCCAGCTCCGGCGGCGCGGCGCGGTGGTGGGCCTCTCCGGCGGGATCGACAGCTCGGTGGTGGCGGCGCTGTGCACGCGCGCGCTCGGCCCCGATCGCGTGCTGGCCCTGCTCATGCCCGAGCGCGACTCCTCGGGCGACGCGCTGCGCCTCGGCCGCCTGGTCGCGGACGGGCTCGGCGTGCAGCACGTGGTGGAGGACCTCGCGCCGGCGCTGGAGGGGCTCGGGTGCTACGCGCGCCAGCTGGAGGCGATCCGCACCGTCTTCCCCGAGTACGGGCCCGGCTGGCGCTGCAAGCTGACGCTCCCCTCCTTGCTGGAGAGCGACCGGCTCAACATCACCACCCTGACGGTGTCCGACCCGGAGGGGCGCGAGCGCAGCTCCCGGCTGCCGCTCGCGGGCTACCTGCAGCTCGTCGCCGCGACCAACTTCAAGCAGCGGGCGCGCGCGATGGTGGAGTACTACCACGCCGACCGGCGCCACTTCGCGGTGGCCGGCACGCCCAACCGCCTCGAGTACGACCAGGGCTTCTTCGTGAAGCAGGGCGACGGGGCCGCCGACTTCAAGCCCATCGCCCACCTCTACAAGACGCAGGTCTACGCGCTGGCCGCGCACCTCGGCGTGCCCGAGGAGATCCGCCGCCGCCCGCCCACCACCGACACCTTCTCGATGCCGCAGACCCAGGAGGAGTTCTACTTCGCGCTCCCCTACCAGGACATGGACCTCTGCCTCTGGGCGTACGACCACGGGGTGCCCGCCGCCGAGGCGGCGCCGGCCCTGGAGCTCGCGCCAGCCCAGGTGGACCGGGTCTACCGCGACATCGAGGCGAAGCGCAGGGTGAGCCGGTACCTGCACCAACCGCCGCTGCTGGTCGAGGCCGTCCGGGGGAGCTGACGATGTGTGGCATCGCTGGGGTCGTCTTGCTCCGCGAGGCGCTGCCGCCGCCCCGGCTGGAGGACGTCGGCGCGATGATCCAGGCCCTCGGCCACCGGGGGCCCGACGCGTGCGGGGCCTACCGCGATCGGCGGGCCGCGCTGGGCCACACCCGGCTGTCGATCGTCGATCTGGCCGGTGGGCAGCAGCCGCTCGCGAACGAGGACGAGACGCTGTGGATCGTCTTCAACGGGGAGATCTTCAACCACCTCGAGCTGCGCGGGGAGCTCGAGGCGCTCGGGCACCGCTTCCGCACGCGCAGCGACACCGAGGTCGTGGTCCACGCCTACGAGGCCTGGGGCGACGCGGCCTTCGCCCGCTTCAACGGCCAGTTCGCGGCGGCGCTGTGGGACTCGACCGCCGAGACGCTGGTGCTGGCGCGCGACGCCGCCGGCGTGTGCCCGCTGTACCTGGCCGAGCACGAGGGGCGGCTCTGGTTCGCCAGCGAGGTGAAGGCCCTCTTCGCCGGCGCGCCCGGGCTCTCCCGGGCGCTCGACCCGGTCGGCCTGGCCGAGACGTTCACCTTCTGGACGGTGGTGCCCCCGCAGGCGGTCTTCCAGGCGGTCACCGAGCTCGAGCCGGGGCACGTGCGCAGGATCTCGCGCGGGCTCGGCACCGATCGCGCCTTCTGGACCCCGCGCTACCCGGCGGGTCCCGGCGAGGGGTTCCAGGGATCGCTCGACGAGGCGGCCGAGCGCGTCGGCGCCGCGCTCGGGGAGGCCGTCCGGCGCCGCGTGCTCCAGGCCGACGTGCCGGTCGGGAGCTACCTCTCGGGCGGGCTCGACAGCTCGCTCGTGGCGGCCCTCGGGTGCCAGGCCCGGGGCGGCAGGTTCCGCACCTACTCCATCCGCTTCGAGGAGCCCGAATACGACGAGACCCGCTACCAGCGCGCGGTCGTCGAGCTCATCGGGAGCGAGCACCAGGAGCTCCTGGTGCGGCGGGAGGACATCGCGGAGGCCTTCCCGGCCGTGGTGGAGCACGCGGAGCGCCCCCTCTTGCGGACTGCCCCCGCCCCGCTCTTCCTGCTCTCGCGGCTGGTGCGCGACTCCGGCGTGAAGGCGGTGCTCACCGGCGAGGGGGCCGACGAGATGTTCGCCGGGTACGACCTCTTCCGGGAGGCGAAGGTGCGGCGGTTCTGGGGGCGCCGCCCCGCGTCCGCGCTGCGCCTGCGGCTGCTGGAGCGGCTCTACCCGTACCTGGCGCGCTCGCCCGTCGCGCAGCGGGCGCTGGCGCGGGAGTTCTTCGGGCGGGACCGCGAGCGGCCGCACGCGCCGGGCTTCGCGCACCAGACGCGGTGGCGGCCCACGGCGGCGCTGCAGCGACTCTTCTCCCCGGACCTCCGGGAGCTGGCCCGCACGGCCCAGGTCACCGCGCGCCTGCTGGGGACGCTCCCGGCCGAGTTCGGCAGCTGGGTCCCGCTGGCCCAGGACCAGTACCTCGAGATCCGCACCCTCCTGGCGGGCTACCTGCTCTCCTCGCAGGGCGACCGGATGCTCATGGCTCACGCGGTGGAGGGCCGCTTCCCCTTCCTCGACCCGGAGCTGGTGGAGCTCGCGAACGCGCTCCCCGCCCGGTACAAGCTCCGCGCGCTCCGCGAGAAGCACGTGCTGAAGCGCGCCGCCGCCAGCCACCTCCCGCCCGAGATCGTCCGGCGGACGAAGCAGCCCTACCGGGCGCCCGACGCGCTCTCCTTCGTGGGGCCGCGGGCGCCGGCCTGGGTGGGCGAGCTGCTCGGCGAGCGCGCCGTCGCGCGGGCGGGGGTCTTCGACCCGCGCGCAGTGGCGCGGCTCTGGCGCAAGTGCCGGGCCGGCTCCGCCGCCGCGCAGCTCTCGCACTCGGACAACATGGCGCTCGTCGGCGTCCTCTCCACCGCGCTGCTGCACGAGCAGCTGGTGCGGCGGCGGCCGGAGCGGCGCGCCGCGCCGGAGCTCGGGACGCTGGTGGACCGGCTGGGGGAGTGGCCGGGGAGCGAGGCGCCCCTGCAGAGGAGATGCGGACCATGACCGTGGAACAGCGGCTGCGCCAGTTCGTGATCGAGAACTTCTACGTGAGCGAGCCGGCCGAGCTCCACGACGACACCCTGCTCGTGTCGGGCGGCTACGTCGACTCGACGGGGATGCTGGAGGTCATCGGCTTCCTCGAGCAGGAGTTCGACGTCCGCATCGCCGACCAGGAGATGACGCCGGAGAACCTCGACTCCATCTCCCGCATGGCGGCGTTCCTCGCGCGCAAGCGGCGCGAAGCGGCCGCCGGCGGCCCCACCGTCGCGGCAGCACCTTGAGCCTCGAGGCGCGCCGGCCGGGCGCCGCTCGGCATCCGGCGCGCGCCGATCTCACGTTGGGTGTAATGCACCAGAACAGGCCTCACCTGTCCGAGCGACTGTCTCTCCCCCGCGCGCAGCACATATTGGCCCTGCGGCAATCTGGATTGCCGCCTGCCCTTCGGGCTGGAGCGACGCATGTTGCCGATTGCGCTGGTGCTGGCCCTGTCGTGGGTGATCTCCCTCGCCGCCACCGCGCTCGTCCGCCGCGCCGCCCTGGCGCTCGGGGTGGTCGACTCGGCCCAGAGCTCCCGGAAGATCCACCACCGGTCGGTGCCGCGCCTGGGCGGGCTCGGCATCGTGTGCGGGATCTACGGAGCGCTCGCGCTCGGCCTGCTCTTCCCTTCCATCCGGGCAACCCTGGCGGGCGACGGGCAGCGGATCGGGGCGCTCGCGATCGGCGCCCTCGCCGTCGCGGCGGTCGGGCTCTGCGACGATCTCCGCGACGTCCGGGCGCGGACCAAGCTCCTGGTTCAGTTCGCCGCTGCCGCGCTCCTGTACGCCTCGGGGTTCCGGATCGACCATGTCGACTTTCCCTTCGGCGCGGACATCCTGCTCGGGCCGCTCTCCCTCCCGGTGACGCTCCTCTGGATCGCGGGCCTCTCGAACGCCTTGAACCTCATCGACGGCCTCGACGGGCTGGCCGGCGGCGTCGCCGTCGCGGCGGCGCTGGCGACCCTGTTCATCGGCGTGGGCCAGGGGCCCGACCTGGCGGGCATGCTGGTCGCGGCGGCCACCGTCGGCGGGGTGATGGGGTTCCTCGCCTACAACGTCGTGCCGGCCTCCATCTTCATGGGCGACTCGGGGAGCCTCTTCCTGGGCGTCCTCCTGGGGGCGCTCGCGATCCGGCCTCACGCGCGCGGCTCGGGCGGCATCCTCCTCGTCGCCATGGGCGTCGTGCTGGCGCTGCCCATCGCGGACACCGCGCTCGCCATCCTGCGCCGGGTGGCGCGGGGCTCGCCCGCCTTCAGCGCCGACCGCGAGCACCTCCACCACCGCCTCATCGACGCGGGGCTCTCGCACGGCCAGGCCGTCCTCGTGCTCTGGACCGCGGCCGCCCTGCTGGCGGCGGCCGGGGTCCACCTCGCCTCGGGGATGCACGGGCGCACCCTGACCTTGGCCGTGGTCCTGGTGACCGGCGCCCTGCTCCTGCACCGCCTGGGGATGTTCACCTTCACGCGCGCGGACCAGAGCGCCCGCAGGCGGGACAACCGGGAGCTGTACGACGCGGTCCGCGTCGCCTCCAGGCGGCTCCGCGTCGCCTCCCACCTCGCGGAGGTGCGCGAGGAGCTCTCGCGCGCCGGCGCCGCCCTGCAGGTGCGCTCCCTGCGCCTCCGCACGAACGCCGAGACGCCGCCCCTGGGAGTGAGCGCGGGCGAGCTGGGCGCGCGCACCCGGTTCGTGCTCGACGCCTCGAGGCCCGAGCTGGGCGCCCTGGAGGTGGCCTGGAGCGACCTCAGATCCGGCCGGGACCGCGACGCCGAGATCGCGTTCGAGCTGCTCTCGCGCGACGTCGCGACCGCGCTGCGCCGCATCAGGTCGGCGCAGCCGCCGGAGCCCCGGCTGGCGCCGGGCGCCGGCAGGCCCTGGAGGGCGAAGAGCCCCGGGTCCGACCCGGTGGGGCCGGCGTCCCCACCTTAGGCCCTGCGCTCGGGGCAGATTGAGCGCGATTGCGCACGGAATGACCCGGAGGGTGCGTCCTCCAACGACTTGTCGTCTCCGGGGGAAGTCCTATATCAGCACGCAGACGCTCGCCTGAGCGCTGGCGATCCACGCCGCGCCGGACACCGTCCTCGCCGTGCGAGGTGTCATCGTGATGCCAGACCCGCCGGAGCCCATCC carries:
- a CDS encoding anti-sigma factor family protein, which translates into the protein MTACTRFAPMLGARPGELSEPEAQALAEHLAGCDACQARLADEEALAGMLGDALLAEANRRDFATFSDEVLRRIPEYRARPAAAPARAARAGGLLDWVRHHRLFTAVGTLAPALAALAVVVYVGRSPSPAPGDEAALQVSAEGRGTTVLDTTEGPVVLLGDDEPAGT
- a CDS encoding class I adenylate-forming enzyme family protein — its product is MDSPLLHDWLFSHAARRPEAPAVATPSVRLSYADLAERVRALAGQLAAGGVGPGSRVLLALPNEPATVVAGLAVNAAGGTTVEVNREWSPEVLAGIVAQSGARVAFVSARDARTWRAVRAGGGLDRLWVVHPGRSRGPAQEALGGEPAAFLGDDGRLDPDLGPPPPPPRPRLGPDAPALILYTSGSMGRPRGVVQTFRNVDANTRSIVRYLGLGPEDRALLTLPLYYCYGRSVLQTHLFAGGSVFLENRFAFPRLALEAMAAEGCTGFAGVPLTFEILRRQVDVSSLAFPRLRYLTQAGGGMAPETIDWVRQAFHPARLFVMYGQTEATARLSYLPPERAHDKRGSIGVAIPGVELRVVDEAGRELPPGETGHLVARGDNVTQGYLDEPEETAAILHDGWLWTGDLASRDEEGFLFHRGRAKEILKIGGHRVSPIEIEQVVARHPDVLEAAVVGAADALMGEVPEAFVVFRDGPRPGEDELRRFCRERMPPYRVPVRFTALAALPRSEAGKLLRAELRGAWPEAG
- the nadE gene encoding NAD(+) synthase, whose product is MISRDLLSIDAPRVADEIGRAVREQVLGQLRRRGAVVGLSGGIDSSVVAALCTRALGPDRVLALLMPERDSSGDALRLGRLVADGLGVQHVVEDLAPALEGLGCYARQLEAIRTVFPEYGPGWRCKLTLPSLLESDRLNITTLTVSDPEGRERSSRLPLAGYLQLVAATNFKQRARAMVEYYHADRRHFAVAGTPNRLEYDQGFFVKQGDGAADFKPIAHLYKTQVYALAAHLGVPEEIRRRPPTTDTFSMPQTQEEFYFALPYQDMDLCLWAYDHGVPAAEAAPALELAPAQVDRVYRDIEAKRRVSRYLHQPPLLVEAVRGS
- the asnB gene encoding asparagine synthase (glutamine-hydrolyzing); translated protein: MCGIAGVVLLREALPPPRLEDVGAMIQALGHRGPDACGAYRDRRAALGHTRLSIVDLAGGQQPLANEDETLWIVFNGEIFNHLELRGELEALGHRFRTRSDTEVVVHAYEAWGDAAFARFNGQFAAALWDSTAETLVLARDAAGVCPLYLAEHEGRLWFASEVKALFAGAPGLSRALDPVGLAETFTFWTVVPPQAVFQAVTELEPGHVRRISRGLGTDRAFWTPRYPAGPGEGFQGSLDEAAERVGAALGEAVRRRVLQADVPVGSYLSGGLDSSLVAALGCQARGGRFRTYSIRFEEPEYDETRYQRAVVELIGSEHQELLVRREDIAEAFPAVVEHAERPLLRTAPAPLFLLSRLVRDSGVKAVLTGEGADEMFAGYDLFREAKVRRFWGRRPASALRLRLLERLYPYLARSPVAQRALAREFFGRDRERPHAPGFAHQTRWRPTAALQRLFSPDLRELARTAQVTARLLGTLPAEFGSWVPLAQDQYLEIRTLLAGYLLSSQGDRMLMAHAVEGRFPFLDPELVELANALPARYKLRALREKHVLKRAAASHLPPEIVRRTKQPYRAPDALSFVGPRAPAWVGELLGERAVARAGVFDPRAVARLWRKCRAGSAAAQLSHSDNMALVGVLSTALLHEQLVRRRPERRAAPELGTLVDRLGEWPGSEAPLQRRCGP
- a CDS encoding acyl carrier protein, whose product is MTVEQRLRQFVIENFYVSEPAELHDDTLLVSGGYVDSTGMLEVIGFLEQEFDVRIADQEMTPENLDSISRMAAFLARKRREAAAGGPTVAAAP
- a CDS encoding glycosyltransferase family 4 protein — protein: MLPIALVLALSWVISLAATALVRRAALALGVVDSAQSSRKIHHRSVPRLGGLGIVCGIYGALALGLLFPSIRATLAGDGQRIGALAIGALAVAAVGLCDDLRDVRARTKLLVQFAAAALLYASGFRIDHVDFPFGADILLGPLSLPVTLLWIAGLSNALNLIDGLDGLAGGVAVAAALATLFIGVGQGPDLAGMLVAAATVGGVMGFLAYNVVPASIFMGDSGSLFLGVLLGALAIRPHARGSGGILLVAMGVVLALPIADTALAILRRVARGSPAFSADREHLHHRLIDAGLSHGQAVLVLWTAAALLAAAGVHLASGMHGRTLTLAVVLVTGALLLHRLGMFTFTRADQSARRRDNRELYDAVRVASRRLRVASHLAEVREELSRAGAALQVRSLRLRTNAETPPLGVSAGELGARTRFVLDASRPELGALEVAWSDLRSGRDRDAEIAFELLSRDVATALRRIRSAQPPEPRLAPGAGRPWRAKSPGSDPVGPASPP